The following coding sequences lie in one Pirellulales bacterium genomic window:
- a CDS encoding HAD family hydrolase, whose amino-acid sequence MPNSIAGLIFDLDGTLVDSALDFEAMRAEMELPPRQPILEALDRLPEAEALRCREILARHEWAGAERAVLMPGAAEFLLALEPLGLHRALLTRNSRAIVERTLARLGLEFEYIVAREDAPAKPDPTAIHQICATWRLQPQQVAIVGDYRFDLEAGRRAGIHTVLYTAGRSIDAIPYLDLADHLLPSFHDFQAFRAWLGHAS is encoded by the coding sequence ATGCCAAATTCCATTGCCGGACTGATCTTCGATCTCGACGGCACGCTCGTTGATTCGGCGCTCGATTTCGAGGCCATGCGTGCCGAGATGGAGCTACCGCCACGGCAGCCGATCCTCGAAGCGCTCGATCGCCTGCCGGAGGCCGAGGCCCTCCGCTGCCGCGAGATCCTGGCGCGCCACGAATGGGCAGGGGCCGAACGGGCCGTCCTCATGCCGGGCGCCGCCGAGTTTCTCCTGGCTCTCGAACCGCTCGGCCTGCACCGGGCCCTGCTGACGCGGAACAGCCGGGCCATCGTCGAGCGAACGCTGGCACGGCTGGGGCTGGAGTTCGAGTACATTGTCGCCCGAGAGGACGCCCCGGCCAAACCCGATCCCACCGCCATCCACCAGATCTGCGCCACGTGGCGGCTGCAACCTCAGCAGGTGGCGATCGTGGGGGATTATCGCTTCGATCTCGAGGCGGGCCGCCGCGCCGGTATCCACACCGTGCTCTACACCGCGGGCCGGTCGATCGACGCGATTCCCTATCTCGATCTAGCCGACCACCTGTTGCCCTCGTTTCATGACTTTCAGGCGTTTCGTGCGTGGCTTGGCCATGCGTCCTGA
- a CDS encoding histone deacetylase: MRIPVGNPRVVYSRHYNISFFGMEKLHRFDSCKYGRARRRMRELMGSSLRRMMVRPKRPAGIRELMTVHTGDYLGRLHDVACVARALELPPVARLPAWLVRWRILRPMRWATMGTIVAAREAIRHGLAVNLGGGFHHAKPNSGEGFCLYNDIAVAIHAMRAEGRLATDARVAYVDLDAHQGNGVCHAFLHDPRVFIFDMYNAGTYPAYDSLARERIDCNVPLRAGCADAEYQGLLQQRLPGFLNSITSSERVGLAIYNAGTDIFAGDPLGELAISAHGISQRDEFVVRELRERGIPTVMLLSGGYTRDSYRLVADSVVRLLREETSRRPIPTQVGS, translated from the coding sequence ATGAGAATTCCCGTGGGCAATCCGCGAGTCGTCTACTCCCGGCACTACAACATCAGCTTCTTTGGCATGGAGAAGCTGCACCGGTTCGATTCGTGCAAGTATGGTCGTGCTCGCCGGCGGATGCGTGAATTGATGGGGAGTTCGCTGCGGCGGATGATGGTGCGGCCCAAGCGCCCTGCCGGCATCCGCGAACTGATGACGGTCCACACGGGCGATTACCTCGGCCGGCTGCACGATGTGGCCTGTGTGGCCCGCGCGCTCGAGCTGCCCCCGGTAGCCAGGCTCCCTGCGTGGCTGGTGCGTTGGCGCATTCTGCGCCCCATGCGTTGGGCCACGATGGGCACCATCGTCGCTGCGCGCGAGGCCATCCGTCACGGACTGGCCGTGAACCTAGGGGGCGGTTTTCACCATGCCAAGCCCAACTCGGGCGAAGGCTTTTGCCTGTACAACGATATCGCCGTGGCCATCCACGCCATGCGCGCCGAGGGACGACTCGCGACCGATGCCCGCGTGGCGTATGTCGATCTCGACGCGCACCAGGGGAATGGCGTCTGCCACGCCTTCTTGCACGATCCACGCGTTTTCATTTTCGACATGTACAATGCCGGGACGTATCCCGCGTACGACAGCCTGGCGCGCGAGCGGATCGATTGCAACGTTCCGCTCCGTGCGGGCTGCGCGGACGCAGAATATCAGGGCCTCTTGCAACAGCGACTGCCGGGCTTTCTGAACTCGATCACCAGCAGCGAGCGCGTGGGCCTGGCGATCTACAATGCCGGCACCGATATCTTCGCCGGTGACCCGCTCGGTGAACTAGCAATCAGCGCCCACGGCATTTCGCAGCGCGACGAGTTCGTCGTGCGTGAACTGCGCGAGCGGGGTATTCCAACGGTCATGCTGCTCAGCGGGGGCTACACGCGCGACAGCTACCGGCTGGTTGCCGACTCGGTGGTGCGACTGTTGCGCGAAGAGACCTCGCGCCGCCCGATCCCAACCCAGGTCGGCTCGTAA
- a CDS encoding aldehyde dehydrogenase family protein, with the protein MQMFLDGQWVDRPEKIEVRNPFDGSVIDTVPKASQADVERAVAGAVRGAEIMRRMPGHERYKILHRASELMQAQLEDLGRTISSEEGKILGEGVFEASRSKETIELSAEEAKRITGEVLPLDGAPGGADRFGFTLRVPCGVVAAITPFNFPLNLVCHKVGPALAAGNSVIIKPASDTPLSSLKLVKILLEAGLPPEAIACVTGSGGDVGNTLCTDPRVRKISFTGSREIGEHICRVAGLKKVTMELGSNSPLIVMPDANLDKVAEATVATGFSNAGQVCISAQRIVVMEPVYSEFLERLTPRVQALKTGNQLDTATKMGPMIRESDAVRVVQWIDEAVSSGARLLTGGQRRGTLVEPAVVADVNPDMKISCDELFGPAVAVQKARSIDEAIAVANDTRYGLSAAIFTENLNWALKFAKHVDSGNIHVNWGPQWRADLMPYGGLKDSGMGKEGPRYAVQEMTEMKMVVIHGVS; encoded by the coding sequence ATGCAGATGTTCCTCGACGGCCAATGGGTCGATCGGCCGGAAAAGATCGAGGTCCGAAATCCCTTCGATGGCTCGGTGATCGACACCGTGCCGAAGGCCTCGCAGGCCGACGTCGAGCGAGCCGTCGCCGGAGCGGTGCGCGGCGCCGAGATCATGCGCCGCATGCCGGGGCACGAGCGCTACAAGATTCTGCATCGCGCGTCCGAATTGATGCAGGCACAGCTCGAAGACCTGGGCCGCACCATTTCGAGCGAAGAAGGAAAGATCCTGGGCGAGGGCGTGTTCGAGGCTTCGCGCTCCAAGGAGACCATCGAGCTCTCGGCCGAAGAGGCCAAACGCATCACCGGCGAGGTGCTGCCGCTCGACGGCGCGCCGGGGGGGGCCGATCGCTTCGGATTCACGCTGCGCGTTCCCTGCGGAGTCGTGGCGGCGATCACGCCCTTCAACTTTCCGTTGAACCTCGTCTGCCACAAGGTGGGGCCGGCCCTGGCCGCCGGCAATAGCGTCATCATCAAGCCGGCCAGCGATACGCCCCTCTCGTCGCTCAAGCTGGTCAAGATTCTGCTCGAGGCGGGGCTGCCCCCCGAGGCCATCGCCTGCGTCACGGGCTCGGGCGGCGACGTGGGCAATACGCTCTGCACCGACCCTCGCGTGCGCAAGATCAGCTTCACCGGCAGCCGCGAGATCGGCGAGCACATCTGCCGCGTGGCGGGGCTCAAGAAGGTGACGATGGAGCTGGGCTCGAACAGCCCGTTGATCGTCATGCCCGACGCCAACCTCGACAAGGTAGCCGAGGCCACCGTCGCGACCGGTTTTTCGAACGCCGGTCAGGTCTGCATCAGCGCGCAGCGCATCGTGGTGATGGAACCGGTCTACAGCGAGTTTCTCGAGCGCCTCACGCCGCGCGTCCAAGCGCTCAAGACGGGCAATCAGCTCGACACGGCCACGAAGATGGGGCCGATGATTCGCGAAAGCGATGCCGTGCGGGTCGTGCAATGGATCGACGAAGCCGTTTCGAGCGGCGCCAGGTTGTTGACCGGCGGGCAGCGCCGCGGCACGCTGGTCGAGCCGGCGGTCGTGGCCGATGTGAATCCCGACATGAAGATCAGTTGCGATGAACTCTTTGGTCCTGCCGTCGCCGTGCAAAAGGCCCGTTCAATCGATGAGGCGATCGCCGTGGCCAACGATACCCGCTATGGCCTCAGCGCGGCGATTTTCACCGAGAACCTGAACTGGGCGCTCAAGTTCGCCAAGCATGTCGACAGCGGCAATATCCACGTCAACTGGGGGCCGCAGTGGCGCGCCGACTTGATGCCGTACGGGGGGCTCAAGGACAGCGGCATGGGCAAGGAAGGTCCCCGCTACGCCGTGCAGGAAATGACCGAGATGAAGATGGTCGTCATCCACGGCGTTTCGTAA
- a CDS encoding transcriptional regulator, whose protein sequence is MSSPSRIVPSNSEELPQDVEALGAAISRLPVEHRQELEVAFARVVESTKRRRRILTLVQDALSQLRLDMKYLVFDLEATRRERDDFRRKVEGV, encoded by the coding sequence ATGTCGAGCCCGTCCCGCATCGTCCCGTCGAATTCCGAGGAACTGCCGCAGGATGTGGAAGCTTTGGGCGCGGCGATCAGCCGCCTGCCCGTCGAGCACCGCCAGGAGCTCGAGGTCGCTTTCGCGCGAGTCGTGGAGAGTACGAAACGCCGTCGCCGCATCCTGACGCTCGTGCAGGACGCGCTCAGCCAGTTGCGGCTCGATATGAAGTACCTGGTCTTCGATCTCGAAGCCACGCGTCGCGAACGCGACGATTTCCGCCGCAAGGTCGAAGGGGTGTAA
- a CDS encoding iron-sulfur cluster assembly scaffold protein, with protein sequence MPADEEELYQEHILDHYEDPYHRGHCAHPTHAHEDDNPLCGDVVRIELEVASEGKIRDIYFDGDGCCISQAAASMLVEKFDGQPVDAAKQFTAEDMLELFGAKLTPNRQKCCLLSWRVLQSALYSPVQGGSDGSATGDNNQ encoded by the coding sequence ATGCCTGCCGACGAAGAAGAACTGTACCAGGAGCACATCCTCGATCATTACGAGGACCCCTACCATCGTGGGCATTGCGCGCATCCGACGCACGCCCATGAGGACGACAATCCGCTCTGCGGCGACGTGGTCAGGATCGAGCTCGAAGTCGCTTCCGAAGGGAAGATTCGCGACATCTACTTCGACGGCGATGGTTGCTGCATCAGCCAGGCGGCCGCCTCGATGCTGGTCGAGAAGTTCGACGGCCAGCCGGTCGACGCGGCCAAGCAGTTCACCGCCGAGGACATGCTCGAGCTCTTCGGTGCGAAGCTGACCCCCAACCGCCAGAAGTGCTGCCTGCTGTCGTGGCGCGTGCTGCAAAGCGCGCTCTACTCGCCCGTTCAGGGTGGGTCCGACGGCTCGGCCACCGGCGACAACAACCAATAA
- a CDS encoding cysteine desulfurase: MSATDTRSALDPTRLRPDFPILSMVLPGGAPLVYLDNAATTQRPRAVIDSLVTTYEQHYANVHRGIHWLSDQSTDRYEETREKVRRFINAPHREEIIFTDGTTEGINLVARSWCDANLKPGDEILLTELEHHSNIVPWQQAAARTGAVVRFAPVTDEGLIDLDAFDKLLSERTRIVAVASVSNVLGTINPIADLVARAHAAGALFLVDAAQSVPHEKTDVVAWGADFVAFSGHKMMGPSGVGILWGRRELLEAMPPFLGGGSMIRRVTTSGFEPADLPAKFEAGTPPIVPAIGLGAAIDYLEQVGMQAIHEHERLLTERAHEVLATVGGVKIYGPDPSHKAGIVSFTMQGVHAHDIAQLLDRKGIAVRAGHHCAMPLHKKIGANATARASFYLYNTLEEVEQLAAGLIAAQKTLRRR; the protein is encoded by the coding sequence ATGTCTGCCACCGACACGCGTTCGGCTCTCGATCCCACGCGGCTGCGCCCCGACTTTCCCATCCTATCGATGGTGCTGCCGGGGGGGGCGCCGCTCGTCTATCTCGACAACGCCGCCACGACGCAGCGTCCGCGCGCCGTGATCGATTCGCTTGTCACGACGTACGAGCAGCACTACGCCAACGTTCATCGCGGCATCCATTGGCTGAGCGATCAGAGTACCGACCGCTACGAAGAAACCCGGGAAAAAGTCCGCCGTTTCATCAACGCTCCGCACCGCGAAGAGATCATCTTCACCGATGGCACGACCGAGGGCATCAACCTGGTCGCCCGCAGTTGGTGCGATGCTAACTTGAAGCCGGGGGACGAGATCCTCCTCACCGAGCTCGAGCACCATTCGAACATCGTCCCCTGGCAGCAGGCCGCCGCGCGGACGGGCGCCGTCGTCCGCTTCGCCCCGGTGACCGACGAGGGGCTGATCGATCTCGATGCCTTCGACAAGCTCCTCTCCGAGCGCACGCGCATCGTCGCCGTGGCGAGCGTCTCGAACGTGTTGGGCACGATCAATCCGATCGCCGATCTCGTGGCTCGCGCGCACGCCGCCGGCGCGTTGTTCCTGGTCGATGCCGCCCAGAGTGTCCCGCACGAAAAGACCGACGTCGTCGCCTGGGGTGCCGACTTTGTCGCCTTCAGTGGCCACAAGATGATGGGACCCTCGGGTGTGGGCATCCTGTGGGGTCGGCGCGAACTGCTCGAGGCGATGCCCCCCTTCCTTGGCGGCGGCAGCATGATCCGCCGCGTCACGACCTCCGGTTTCGAGCCGGCCGATCTGCCGGCGAAGTTCGAGGCGGGGACTCCCCCCATTGTGCCCGCCATCGGGCTGGGCGCGGCCATCGACTATCTGGAACAAGTCGGCATGCAGGCTATCCACGAGCACGAGCGCCTGCTCACCGAGCGCGCGCACGAGGTGCTGGCCACGGTCGGCGGCGTGAAGATCTACGGGCCCGATCCGAGCCACAAGGCGGGCATCGTCAGCTTCACGATGCAAGGCGTTCACGCCCACGACATCGCGCAACTCTTGGACCGCAAGGGGATCGCCGTTCGCGCCGGCCACCACTGCGCCATGCCGTTGCACAAGAAAATCGGCGCGAACGCCACGGCCCGCGCCAGCTTCTATCTCTACAATACGCTGGAAGAAGTCGAGCAACTGGCCGCAGGCCTGATCGCGGCACAGAAGACGCTACGACGGCGATAG
- a CDS encoding glycosyltransferase has protein sequence MKLALVHDWLTGMRGGEKCLAALCRRFPDARLFTLLHAPGSTSPDIERMQITTSFLQHVPGVEARYRYLLPLMPKAVERFAIPADVDLVVSFSHAVAKGVRVPVGVPHVSYCFTPMRYAWHLRGEYFRSTDELVAVERDTELSRPGYGVFSGKLARRPVEFARDTLLDRMRDWDRRSAERVSHFVAISRTVAARIRECYGRESTVIYPPVDTDFYTPAQQPREDFYLVVSALVPYKRIDLAIATCNYLGKRLIVIGRGPETEKLKTLAGPSIEFLGWQTDEEIREHLRRCRALLFPGHEDFGIVPLEASACGAPVIALERGGATETILAGDENSLGTGFFFREPTVDSLATAIEMFEARPELFCPQLAREQAERFSAQRFERELVKYIESVVVQAASA, from the coding sequence GTGAAACTGGCCCTGGTTCACGATTGGCTGACCGGCATGCGAGGGGGCGAAAAGTGCCTCGCCGCGCTCTGCCGGCGTTTTCCCGATGCGCGACTTTTTACCCTCTTGCACGCCCCCGGCTCGACGTCTCCCGACATCGAGCGGATGCAGATCACGACCAGCTTTCTGCAGCACGTGCCGGGCGTCGAAGCACGCTATCGCTACCTGCTCCCCCTGATGCCGAAAGCGGTCGAGCGGTTCGCGATTCCCGCGGATGTCGATCTCGTGGTCAGTTTCAGCCATGCCGTGGCCAAGGGAGTGCGCGTGCCGGTCGGCGTACCTCACGTTTCGTACTGCTTCACTCCGATGCGCTATGCCTGGCATTTGCGTGGCGAGTATTTTCGCTCGACCGACGAGTTAGTTGCGGTCGAGCGCGACACCGAGCTCAGCCGCCCGGGTTATGGCGTCTTCAGCGGCAAGCTCGCTCGCCGTCCCGTCGAGTTCGCCCGCGATACGCTCTTGGATCGGATGCGCGACTGGGATCGGCGCTCGGCCGAACGGGTCAGCCATTTCGTGGCGATCAGCCGCACGGTGGCCGCGCGGATTCGGGAGTGTTATGGCCGCGAGAGCACGGTCATCTATCCGCCGGTCGATACGGACTTCTACACGCCGGCGCAGCAGCCGCGCGAGGACTTCTATCTCGTCGTCTCGGCGCTCGTGCCTTACAAGCGGATCGATCTGGCCATCGCGACGTGCAATTACCTGGGCAAGCGACTGATCGTGATCGGCCGCGGCCCCGAGACCGAAAAGCTGAAGACACTGGCCGGCCCCAGCATTGAATTCCTGGGCTGGCAAACCGATGAAGAGATCCGCGAGCATTTGCGCCGCTGCCGGGCGCTGTTGTTTCCCGGGCATGAAGACTTCGGTATCGTACCGCTCGAGGCCTCGGCCTGCGGCGCGCCGGTGATCGCGCTCGAGCGCGGCGGCGCCACGGAAACGATTCTGGCGGGGGATGAGAACTCGCTCGGAACGGGTTTTTTCTTCCGCGAGCCGACCGTCGATTCGCTCGCCACGGCCATCGAAATGTTCGAGGCCAGGCCCGAGCTGTTTTGTCCGCAACTCGCGCGCGAGCAGGCCGAACGCTTTTCTGCGCAGCGTTTCGAGCGCGAGTTGGTCAAGTACATCGAGTCGGTCGTCGTTCAGGCAGCCTCTGCCTGA